The proteins below come from a single Argentina anserina chromosome 1, drPotAnse1.1, whole genome shotgun sequence genomic window:
- the LOC126784244 gene encoding uncharacterized protein LOC126784244 produces MEVQVCGSRLLFERDLPDLIHSLAAAAGTLGEKHVVAQPCSGAHIRVVEDPINEAQVVDRCEIKKTTENKKGIAKSSDNRVEGSIQVLPEQASTSSVKRLQNYKGYFQQNQGSIEFNILFHSRGCLFENRDNQEYAAEEDTTSLLNHLCVMVETLVYGTYTSLEWRRCLELLLQHSKTASISNRRYALPALKHFNPSSTYNICLSHELPLFFISGRYSNGSRVEMSLPPKLCDDNNWRGLVICAKFTVNDRVPLPSVVKLLCHLRSKDYCLNPIPMCSITKVKLLEHLYRGGFVWVTYIPRVFLLEFNAISDVVARMYSNCPILKAGSCGIHLLHRQEEESFRKVITGCCTSFFDDLPRIRDIAVPETLQIGRKWKGGNFPMLEGQIKEFDRDSIYNAIPRTCLSIPSWFGCYTPLTRRQGSYFEWMREWELKLQLPAPSLRSDKSWIGLALCASFYNFSPAQNSASYLFGCRLRTIINDLTSNNEYRILMTPEELKWHSLAAHHHRSRKFLWLSYIPRSWFLHQLNGESALFADLSAYAGISADCCEARYRFVYEHDVEEFKQHCADLHQSVPENDTLD; encoded by the exons ATGGAGGTTCAAGTATGTGGGAGCCGTTTACTCTTTGAGCGAGATTTGCCAGACTTGATTCATTCATTGGCTGCTGCTGCAGGCACATTAGGGGAAAAGCATGTCGTCGCTCAACCTTGTTCCGGGGCTCATATACGTGTCGTTGAAGATCCTATTAATGAAGCTCAAGTTGTCGATCGgtgtgaaataaaaaaaacaacagaGAACAAGAAGGGAATTGCCAAAAGTTCTGACAATAGAGTGGAGGGATCAATACAAGTACTACCAGAACAAGCTTCTACTTCATCAGTAAAGCGGCTACAGAATTACAAAGGCTATTTCCAGCAAAATCAAGGTTCTATTGAGTTCAACATATTATTCCACTCCAGAGGCTGTCTTTTTGAAAACAGGGATAACCAGGAGTATGCTGCCGAAGAAGATACAACGTCGTTGTTGAATCATTTATGTGTAATGGTTGAGACTCTAGTGTATGGAACCTATACTTCACTAGAGTGGAGAAGATGTCTGGAGTTGTTGCTTCAGCATTCCAAGACAGCCAGTATCAGTAACAGACGATATGCACTTCCTGCTTTGAAGCATTTCAATCCTTCTTCCACATACAATATTTGTCTCTCTCATGAACTTCCACTGTTTTTCATCAGTGGACGTTATTCTAATGGTTCCAGGGTAGAAATGAGTTTACCTCCGAAGTTATGTGATGATAACAATTGGAGAGGACTTGTTATATGTGCTAAATTCACAGTTAATGACAGGGTGCCACTTCCCTCCGTGGTGAAACTTCTGTGTCACTTGAGATCGAAGGATTATTGCTTGAACCCTATTCCAATGTGTTCCATCACTAAAGTAAAATTATTGGAGCATTTGTATCGTGGTGGATTCGTGTGGGTAACCTACATACCCCGTGTTTTTCTGTTGGAGTTCAATGCGATTAGTGATGTGGTGGCCAGAATGTATAGTAATTGCCCGATCTTGAAAGCGGGTTCGTGTGGTATCCATCTTTTGCACCGACAAGAGGAGGAGAGCTTCAGGAAAGTAATAACTGGATGCTGTACCTCTTTTTTTGATGATTTACCTCGCATTCGGGATATTGCTGTACCAGAAACGTTGCAAATTGGACGTAAATGGAAAGGTGGCAATTTTCCAATGCTTGAAGGACAGATCAAG gAATTTGATCGGGACTCTATATATAATGCAATTCCCCGTACTTGTCTGAGTATCCCGAGCTGGTTTGGGTGTTACACTCCGCTGACCCGGAGACAGGGCTCGTACTTTGAGTGGATGCGGGAGTGGGAGCTGAAACTCCAGCTACCTGCACCATCTCTACGCAGTGACAAAAGTTGGATAGGATTGGCTCTCTGTGCatcattttataatttttctcCAGCTCAGAATTCTGCCTCTTACCTCTTTGGCTGTCGTTTGCGCACCATTATCAATGATTTGACATCTAATAATGAGTATCGAATTCTAATGACTCCTGAAGAATTAAAGTGGCATTCGTTGGCCGCACATCATCATCGATCTAGAAAATTCCTTTGGCTGTCCTACATACCACGAAGCTGGTTTCTGCATCAGTTAAATGGTGAGTCTGCCCTCTTTGCTGACCTCTCTGCATATGCTGGGATAAGTGCTGACTGTTGTGAGGCTCGTTACCGTTTTGTGTACGAGCATGACGTGGAAGAGTTTAAGCAGCACTGTGCCGATCTCCATCAATCAGTGCCTGAAAATGACACATTAGATTGA
- the LOC126784225 gene encoding LOW QUALITY PROTEIN: disease resistance protein RPV1-like (The sequence of the model RefSeq protein was modified relative to this genomic sequence to represent the inferred CDS: deleted 1 base in 1 codon), producing the protein MDMPSSSSSNTQTVPSSSSSVSPSTWKYDVFLSFRGEDSRNSFTDHLHYALNQRGINVFRDTEKLQKGKSISPELLKAIEESRFVVAVLSPNYATSSWCLDELAHIVKCNKLRGLEVLPVFYHVEPSEIRKQTGNYGEAFAEHQTNFKDNITKVDNWREALKEVVNLSGWHVTYNRGESEVIQEIAKRIWDICYSVLYEPDTDLIGMDARIEMMESYLDLRSSDVFAVGIWGMGGSGKSTLAKEVFYKMKRDERFDVSGFVSISNGSSYSEKEALVELQKLLCGSFFGDSDINIDTVGRGIKMLKRVLYKKKVLIVLDNVDELDELKGLAPGMQDEENSWASGSRLIITTRDRRTLTECLVREDKIYEIEKLNEEEASQLLCQKAFKKNDPPYGFEELSKRFLKYADGLPLALKVLGSHLSGRKAEIWSEVLDRHDKDLDKGILKVLQISFDGLEDTDKEIFLDIACFFNGEDKSRVGKILNGCGFTFEYGIKHLVEKSLIKIQRGKLWMHDLLRWLGWHIVCNKSYTPGERCRLWLDDNAGRSSWRFEDACNMVVNNQGTNAVEGLFLSLPEKEIMSLKDDPFSNLSNLRLLKIYNVNFPDVQFRYVSKKLRLLEWHECPLEFLPSEFTSENLVEIKMPNSRIKQLWNGTLSLEKLILMDLSHCQSLATTPDFSKVPNLERLILEGCTELSVVHPSVGALKKLDLLNLKGCASLESLPYSISMTSLRIFILSGCSKLKQFPEFVENMDALAELYLNGTAIQELPVSIQFLKGLVLLNLSGCRNLHELPSILCSSLTSMKFLYLSLCSSMENLPDNIGCLEYLEELDACYTAIKKVPKSICLLKNLKLLYFMAALDSQV; encoded by the exons ATGGATATGCCTTCGTCATCTTCGTCCAACACCCAAACAGtgccttcttcatcatcatctgttTCACCCTCTACTTGGAAATATGACGTGTTCCTCAGTTTTAGGGGAGAGGACTCCCGGAATAGTTTCACGGACCATTTGCACTATGCGTTGAATCAGAGAGGAATCAACGTATTTAGAGATACGGAGAAGCTTCAGAAAGGGAAATCCATCTCGCCGGAGCTTCTGAAAGCAATTGAAGAGTCCAGATTTGTGGTTGCGGTTCTTTCGCCTAACTATGCAACTTCAAGTTGGTGTCTTGATGAGCTGGCTCATATTGTTAAATGCAATAAGCTGAGGGGACTGGAAGTTCTTCCTGTTTTTTATCATGTGGAGCCATCTGAGATCAGGAAGCAGACTGGGAACTACGGCGAGGCATTTGCTGAGCACCAGACCAATTTCAAGGACAATATCACCAAGGTTGATAATTGGAGGGAAGCTTTGAAGGAGGTAGTCAATCTCTCCGGATGGCATGTGACATATAATCG GGGAGAATCTGAAGTTATTCAGGAAATAGCTAAAAGGATTTGGGACATATGCTATTCAGTGTTATACGAGCCGGACACAGATTTAATTGGAATGGATGCGCGTATTGAGATGATGGAGTCTTACTTGGATCTAAGGTCAAGTGATGTTTTTGCCGTTGGAATTTGGGGGATGGGGGGCAGTGGTAAGTCAACTCTGGCAAAAGAAGTCTTCTATAAGATGAAGCGTGATGAACGATTTGATGTTAGCGGTTTTGTTTCCATTTCCAACGGTAGCTCGTATTCTGAAAAAGAAGCTCTAGTCGAGTTGCAAAAACTTCTCTGTGGATCCTTTTTCGGGGACAGCGACATCAATATAGACACTGTTGGAAGAGGGATCAAGATGTTAAAGAGGGTACTGTACAAGAAAAAGGTGCTAATCGTTCTAGATAATGTTGATGAACTCGATGAACTCAAAGGTTTAGCACCGGGGATGCAGGATGAAGAGAATTCCTGGGCTTCAGGGAGCCGGCTCATTATAACAACTAGAGATAGGCGCACATTGACAGAGTGCCTTGTTCGAGAAGATAAAATATATGAGATTGAAAAACTGAATGAGGAGGAAGCTTCTCAGCTATTGTGTCAGAAAGCCTTCAAGAAAAACGATCCACCATATGGGTTTGAAGAGCTGTCCAAGAGATTTCTAAAGTATGCTGATGGCCTTCCTTTAGCTCTTAAAGTTTTAGGGTCACACTTGTCTGGGAGAAAGGCAGAAATATGGTCAGAGGTACTGGATAGACATGATAAAGATCTGGATAAAGGCATTTTAAAGGTGCTTCAAATAAGTTTTGATGGATTAGAGGATACAGATAAAGAGATCTTTCTAGACATTGCTTGCTTCTTCAATGGCGAGGATAAGTCTCGTGTAGGAAAGATACTAAATGGTTGTGGCTTTACTTTCGAATATGGAATA AAACACCTCGTCGAGAAGTCTCTGATTAAAATTCAAAGGGGTAAACTGTGGATGCATGATTTACTACGGTGGTTGGGTTGGCATATTGTTTGTAACAAATCTTATACTCCGGGTGAACGCTGCAGGTTGTGGCTTGACGACAACGCAGGCAGAAGTTCATGGCGTTTTGAAGATGCCTGTAACATGGTCGTGAACAATCAG GGGACAAATGCTGTTGAAGGCTTATTCTTAAGCTTGCCTGAAAAAGAAATAATGTCTTTAAAGGATGACCCGTTCTCAAACTTGAGCAACTTGCGATTGCTGAAGATTTATAATGTGAACTTTCCCGATGTGCAATTTAGATACGTCTCTAAAAAGTTACGACTTCTGGAATGGCACGAGTGTCCTCTAGAATTTCTGCCATCTGAGTTTACATCAGAGAATCTGGTTGAAATCAAGATGCCTAACAGCCGCATTAAACAACTATGGAATGGCACG CTATCTCTTGAAAAGCTAATACTCATGGATCTTTCTCACTGCCAATCTTTAGCCACGACCCCAGACTTCAGTAAGGTTCCAAATCTTGAGAGATTGATCCTTGAAGGTTGTACTGAGTTATCAGTAGTTCACCCATCAGTTGGGGCTCTCAAGAAACTGGATTTATTGAATCTGAAGGGTTGCGCAAGTCTAGAGAGCCTTCCCTACTCCATCAGCATGACATCTCTTCGAATTTTTATTCTCTCTGGATGttcaaaactcaaacaatTTCCAGAGTTTGTGGAGAACATGGATGCGTTAGCAGAACTTTATTTAAATGGCACGGCTATACAGGAGCTTCCTGTATCAATCCAGTTTTTGAAGGGCCTTGTTTTGCTAAATCTAAGTGGCTGTAGGAACCTTCACGAACTTCCAAGCATCCTATGTAGTAGTTTGACATCAATGAAATTTCTGTATCTGTCACTGTGCTCAAGTATGGAGAATCTGCCGGATAACATAGGCTGCTTGGAGTACCTGGAGGAGCTTGATGCGTGTTATACTGCTATAAAAAAAGTGCCCAAGTCCATTTGTCTCCTCAAGAATCTTAAATTATTGTATTTCATGGCTGCACTGGATTCACAGGTTTAG